The DNA region TCTGGCCCTACTGCTCTGGCAGCGTCTCAGCTGATTTCCTTCCCTCAATCCCTGCATCTTTTCCATGGCCGCCGACCCACTCACTCCAGCCATCAGCGAACGCATCTGTCGTCACATGAATGACGACCACAGTGATGCTGTGCTTCGCTACGCCCACCACTACGGAGGTCTGACATCCGCAACCGCAGCCACGATGACAGGCGTTAACGCGGAAGCCATGACCCTTGAGGTGAATGGCGAGCCCGTCAGCATTCCCTTCGACCACACGCTCACCGACAGTGAGGATGCTCACC from Synechococcus sp. UW179A includes:
- a CDS encoding DUF2470 domain-containing protein; this encodes MAADPLTPAISERICRHMNDDHSDAVLRYAHHYGGLTSATAATMTGVNAEAMTLEVNGEPVSIPFDHTLTDSEDAHRTLVAMLKTMPAGAGKGES